The genomic region ATAGAAATTAATAATACTACTCCAATTGCTAAGGAAACTATAACTTGACTTGAAGTAATTTCAACTTGTGAATAACCTTGTTCTAAAATAAACTTGTTGTACTCTTCTAGATTCATTAACTGCATTATAGAAGCAAAAATAGAGTAAGCAGTTAATAAAAGAAAATATCCCGATAAAAGTATAAGTCCTAAGCCTAATCCTTCTTTATTATTTGTCTTGCCGCTTTTCATCACATTCTTCATCTCCCTTTAAACTATATATTCTTTTTAAGAATACTATTTTTTGCCTAAAAAATCAAATATAATATTAAATGTTTACATATTATTTTAATTTAAATATTACATTCAATTTTTCTATTTTTAAAAAGAGTATAGTATTAAGCTGCTACACAAAGAAACTGATGTTTATATTAATATAAACATCAGTTATTTTTATAGTTCTAAAATGTTGGCAATTGATCTAAATTATTTGATTCATCTCCATCAGCATTACTTCTTATATATTTTTTACCATTACGGGCGGTACCTACATTACATCCTTCAAGTTGATGATTTTCGGCCATTTGAATTGCTTGCTCTTGATTAATTACAGTTCCATTATCTAATTTATACTCAGTTATAGTACCATTACTATCCTTTTTTACTGCTGTAATTTTCATATTTAACACCATCCTTTTTCTTTATATAATAATACTTATTAAAATTATTATATTAATATTTTTTTATCCAAAATCTCCTCATTTTATTCATATAAATATAAA from Clostridium isatidis harbors:
- a CDS encoding DUF3892 domain-containing protein — translated: MKITAVKKDSNGTITEYKLDNGTVINQEQAIQMAENHQLEGCNVGTARNGKKYIRSNADGDESNNLDQLPTF